One genomic region from candidate division TA06 bacterium encodes:
- a CDS encoding acetyl ornithine aminotransferase family protein, whose translation MAKTSEIHRVKGLKNKRILELDRKYVAPCYTRGHYTVFEKGKGVEVWDVEGNKYLDFAAGIGVVATGHCHPRVVKAIRDQAGKLIHMSGTDFFYEVQANLAEKLAEIAPGGKNKKVFFGNSGAEAVEACLKLAKYHTRRHRLIAFHGAFHGRTMGALSLTASKAIQRSRFGPLLPGVRHVSYGYCYRCAFNLTHPTCNFACVRYIEDEVFRTSVPAEDVAAIVIEPVQGEGGYVFPPDGYHQRLKALADKYDILIIDDEVQAGMGRTGKMFAIEHWGVKPDIVAVAKGIASGMPLGACIARSSLMDWVPGSHASTFGGNPISCSAALATIELLEGGLVDNAAKQGKYMLKKLQEMMVRHRFFGDVRGKGLMIGVEIVKDRDTKEYAKLTRDTIIQEAFKRGLVMLGCGPSSLRFMPPLVVTRREIDDALTIFDEAVSAVEKRKV comes from the coding sequence ATGGCAAAAACGAGCGAGATTCACCGGGTTAAAGGCCTCAAAAATAAGCGGATACTCGAACTGGACAGGAAGTATGTTGCCCCGTGCTACACCAGGGGCCACTATACAGTATTTGAAAAAGGGAAGGGAGTTGAGGTCTGGGATGTGGAGGGGAACAAGTATCTTGATTTTGCGGCGGGAATAGGAGTCGTTGCCACGGGCCACTGTCATCCCAGGGTTGTGAAGGCCATCAGGGATCAGGCAGGAAAGCTGATACACATGTCTGGGACCGATTTCTTCTATGAGGTTCAGGCTAACCTTGCCGAGAAACTGGCCGAGATTGCCCCCGGGGGGAAGAACAAAAAGGTCTTCTTTGGCAACTCCGGCGCAGAAGCGGTGGAGGCCTGTTTGAAGCTGGCAAAATATCACACTAGAAGACACAGATTGATAGCATTTCACGGCGCGTTCCACGGGAGAACTATGGGCGCGCTCTCGCTGACGGCGAGCAAGGCCATACAGAGGTCCAGATTCGGGCCGCTCCTTCCCGGGGTTAGACACGTAAGCTATGGGTACTGCTACAGATGTGCGTTCAATCTCACCCACCCAACCTGCAACTTCGCCTGCGTCAGGTACATAGAAGATGAAGTGTTCAGGACCTCTGTCCCCGCTGAAGATGTGGCGGCCATTGTCATCGAACCAGTGCAGGGCGAGGGTGGATACGTTTTTCCCCCGGACGGCTATCACCAGAGACTGAAGGCTCTGGCCGACAAATACGACATACTCATCATTGATGATGAGGTCCAGGCCGGAATGGGAAGAACAGGCAAGATGTTTGCCATAGAACACTGGGGTGTGAAACCTGACATAGTGGCTGTGGCCAAAGGGATAGCTTCGGGTATGCCGCTGGGAGCGTGCATCGCAAGAAGCTCTTTGATGGACTGGGTCCCGGGGTCTCATGCCTCCACGTTCGGGGGCAATCCAATTTCATGCTCTGCTGCGCTGGCAACGATTGAACTCCTGGAAGGCGGCCTTGTGGATAACGCGGCCAAACAGGGGAAGTACATGCTCAAGAAGCTTCAGGAGATGATGGTCAGACACAGGTTTTTTGGAGATGTACGAGGCAAAGGATTGATGATAGGTGTGGAGATTGTCAAAGACAGGGATACAAAGGAATATGCCAAGCTGACAAGAGATACGATTATTCAGGAAGCTTTCAAAAGAGGTCTGGTAATGCTGGGTTGTGGCCCCTCAAGTTTGAGGTTTATGCCTCCTCTGGTGGTTACCAGGCGAGAGATAGACGATGCTCTCACAATTTTCGACGAGGCAGTCTCTGCGGTTGAGAAGCGAAAGGTTTGA